A section of the Petrimonas sulfuriphila genome encodes:
- a CDS encoding DUF1573 domain-containing protein, producing MKKISVILFFSIVLSGFAFSQSGPKMQFKKNVHDFGTIKEEIGAVSTQFEFTNMGKSPLIIQRVSASCGCTTPSYTKEPILPGKSGKIDAKYSTTARPGTFNKTITVYTNVPDTVYVLSIKGNVTPRKR from the coding sequence ATGAAAAAAATAAGCGTTATCCTTTTTTTCAGTATAGTGTTGAGTGGATTTGCTTTTTCACAATCCGGCCCGAAAATGCAATTCAAGAAAAATGTTCATGATTTTGGAACCATTAAAGAGGAAATAGGGGCTGTTTCCACACAGTTCGAGTTTACCAATATGGGAAAGAGCCCGTTAATTATACAGCGTGTTTCTGCATCGTGTGGGTGCACTACCCCCAGCTATACAAAAGAGCCTATATTGCCCGGGAAAAGTGGTAAGATTGATGCCAAGTATTCAACCACCGCGCGCCCGGGTACGTTTAACAAAACCATAACCGTGTATACGAATGTACCTGACACCGTATATGTGTTGTCGATAAAAGGAAATGTTACGCCCAGAAAAAGGTGA
- the meaB gene encoding methylmalonyl Co-A mutase-associated GTPase MeaB, producing the protein MHHPENDPKYLGLNVNKGVVQPPSINPYLHLRKKQQRKEYSVKEFAEGILAGNITVLSQAVTLVESSKPEHQAMAQAIIEKCLPYSGNAIRVGITGVPGAGKSTSIDAFGMYLVEKGHKLAVLAIDPSSERTKGSILGDKTRMERLSVQENAFIRPSPSAGSLGGVARKTRETIVLCEAAGFDYIFVETVGVGQSETAVHSMVDFFLLIQLAGTGDELQGIKRGIMEMADGIVINKADGDNVEKAKMAQSQLRNALHLFPLPESEWSPEVLTYSGYYALGIEEVWDMIHRYIEFVKGSGYFDVRRNKQSKFWMYETINERLRNDFYQNAEIEQLMPLLESEVLSARKSSFVAAKEALDRYYLKK; encoded by the coding sequence ATGCATCATCCCGAAAATGACCCTAAATACTTGGGTTTAAACGTCAACAAGGGTGTAGTTCAGCCACCAAGCATAAATCCCTATTTGCATCTTCGCAAAAAACAACAACGGAAAGAATATTCGGTGAAGGAGTTTGCAGAAGGGATTTTGGCGGGTAACATCACGGTGTTGAGCCAGGCGGTAACGTTGGTGGAAAGTTCCAAGCCGGAACATCAGGCAATGGCTCAGGCCATTATCGAAAAGTGCCTGCCGTATTCCGGAAACGCTATCCGTGTAGGAATTACGGGGGTTCCCGGTGCTGGGAAAAGTACTTCCATAGATGCGTTTGGCATGTATCTGGTTGAAAAAGGCCATAAGCTGGCCGTACTGGCTATAGACCCGTCGAGTGAGCGCACCAAAGGAAGCATTCTCGGCGATAAAACTCGGATGGAAAGATTGTCGGTACAGGAGAATGCCTTTATCCGGCCTTCGCCTTCAGCCGGCTCGTTGGGCGGTGTGGCCCGTAAAACACGCGAGACCATCGTTCTGTGTGAAGCTGCAGGGTTCGATTATATTTTTGTGGAAACCGTAGGGGTGGGGCAATCGGAAACAGCTGTCCACTCGATGGTCGATTTTTTCCTGTTGATTCAACTTGCCGGCACGGGTGATGAGTTGCAGGGCATAAAGCGGGGGATTATGGAAATGGCGGACGGTATTGTGATCAACAAAGCCGATGGCGACAACGTCGAAAAGGCCAAAATGGCACAGTCCCAGCTTCGCAATGCCTTGCATCTGTTTCCGCTTCCGGAATCGGAATGGTCGCCAGAAGTGCTGACCTACTCGGGATACTATGCGCTGGGAATTGAAGAAGTATGGGATATGATTCACCGGTACATTGAGTTTGTTAAAGGTAGCGGTTACTTCGATGTACGTCGCAACAAGCAGTCGAAATTCTGGATGTATGAGACCATCAACGAGCGTTTGCGGAACGACTTTTACCAGAATGCCGAAATAGAGCAACTGATGCCCCTTCTTGAGTCGGAAGTCCTTTCGGCGCGTAAGAGCTCATTCGTGGCGGCTAAGGAGGCCCTAGACAGGTATTATTTGAAGAAATAA
- the cas8b gene encoding type I-B CRISPR-associated protein Cas8b/Csh1: MNDRSISEIGHWQLEQKSFIDPVDLYIENLFPGKDYQVLLMVFEIIDNKGELQCQYRGIDIEKVRKDSSSYRKYAYRKGSARGGDVTFTTKLGNPPDKKLNNIKEAQFKKLTHGKHLEAQLFKLVEAEFLLNEQRIAWQIADYFNNATQEERTTTGISLRIHREKELYLYDFETVRTTILNSGSEKKYEHNGTISRTADVICSVTGEKADEVYGFAAPFKYSTPDKPGFISGFFNKEKFWRNYPVSSKEALALEYGEKYIRQHLTGYFYGYEFLFVPHTVLQNDREKLETIVELLKSAFADARIKKESSEERADSEEHVQKIIAQQNNFFYVDMLFFSEDKMSKAISIKMMLEEVLPSRFNELFSRVPNAVNRIPLFRNAIIKGKEQQNLKFSFGIIKEFFDDKFLEVVQNIFLGRPISKDFMFEKIMNVIRKNYNEAHTREKTTKSTRRSILEAIMLINYLQELKIIQNNINYNFMNTMDTVKDEQKTNRFNLDEFNRFVTNNRSFLDSDIKIGIFAVGILVRFVFDVQYRNLSSTPFESKLRGYNLNSEHLMQIYLEALDKIQKHLKNNVYPELREIINNYFTIKKQDMVSMSNNELSFYFVAGLEMGSRFKREKSEENTESE, from the coding sequence ATGAACGATAGATCAATATCTGAAATCGGACATTGGCAGCTGGAGCAAAAAAGCTTCATTGACCCGGTAGATCTTTACATCGAGAACCTGTTCCCTGGAAAAGATTACCAGGTATTGTTGATGGTATTTGAAATCATTGACAACAAGGGTGAACTGCAGTGTCAATACAGAGGGATAGACATCGAAAAGGTAAGGAAGGATTCATCCAGTTACCGGAAATACGCCTACCGGAAAGGGAGTGCACGCGGTGGTGATGTTACCTTTACCACGAAACTCGGCAATCCACCGGATAAAAAACTGAATAATATCAAGGAGGCGCAATTTAAAAAACTTACTCACGGGAAGCATCTCGAAGCCCAACTATTCAAGCTCGTGGAGGCGGAGTTCTTACTAAACGAACAACGTATAGCATGGCAGATTGCAGACTATTTCAATAATGCGACGCAGGAAGAACGGACCACCACGGGTATTTCATTACGGATACATCGAGAAAAAGAACTCTATCTTTACGATTTTGAGACAGTCCGGACCACGATACTTAATTCTGGCTCTGAAAAGAAATACGAGCACAATGGCACTATTTCACGTACTGCTGATGTCATCTGTTCGGTTACAGGCGAAAAAGCAGACGAGGTATACGGTTTCGCAGCACCCTTTAAATACTCTACTCCCGATAAGCCAGGATTTATTAGCGGATTCTTTAACAAGGAAAAGTTCTGGAGAAATTATCCCGTATCATCAAAAGAGGCGTTGGCGCTCGAGTATGGAGAAAAATACATTAGACAGCATCTGACAGGGTATTTCTACGGATACGAGTTCTTGTTCGTTCCCCACACCGTTTTACAAAACGATCGGGAGAAACTGGAAACGATCGTGGAGCTGCTTAAAAGTGCATTTGCTGACGCGAGGATAAAAAAAGAATCGAGCGAAGAGCGAGCTGACTCCGAAGAACACGTACAAAAAATCATCGCTCAGCAGAATAACTTTTTTTATGTGGATATGCTCTTTTTCTCCGAAGATAAAATGAGTAAAGCGATTAGCATTAAAATGATGTTGGAAGAGGTGTTACCATCTAGATTCAATGAGCTCTTTTCGCGAGTACCGAATGCTGTTAACCGCATCCCCTTATTTAGGAATGCTATTATAAAAGGTAAAGAACAACAGAATCTGAAATTTTCATTCGGGATTATCAAGGAGTTTTTCGACGACAAATTTTTAGAGGTTGTGCAAAACATTTTTCTTGGCAGACCCATTTCAAAGGATTTCATGTTCGAAAAAATCATGAATGTGATAAGAAAAAACTACAATGAAGCACATACGAGAGAAAAAACAACCAAATCTACACGACGAAGCATATTGGAAGCTATCATGCTGATAAATTATTTACAAGAGCTAAAAATCATACAAAACAATATTAACTATAATTTTATGAATACAATGGACACGGTAAAAGATGAACAAAAAACCAACCGGTTTAACCTTGACGAATTTAACCGGTTTGTGACTAATAACAGGAGCTTCCTGGATAGCGATATTAAAATTGGCATTTTCGCCGTGGGAATTTTGGTGCGTTTCGTTTTCGACGTTCAATACAGGAACCTATCCAGCACCCCATTCGAAAGCAAGCTTCGAGGGTATAACCTGAACTCGGAGCACCTAATGCAAATCTACCTGGAAGCACTGGACAAGATTCAGAAACACTTGAAGAATAATGTATACCCTGAACTTCGGGAAATCATTAACAATTATTTCACAATTAAGAAACAGGATATGGTTTCAATGAGTAACAATGAACTCTCGTTCTACTTTGTTGCCGGTCTCGAAATGGGCTCCAGGTTTAAGAGAGAAAAAAGTGAAGAAAACACAGAATCAGAATAA
- the cas7b gene encoding type I-B CRISPR-associated protein Cas7/Csh2, whose translation MSEIIDSRSELLFLYDIENANPNGDPLNENRPRFDTESSVALVSDVRLKRTIRDYWYEYKEFNGLDDRQDIFVRETTYDEGDKKYIKDGKRRARDFQEQADIILAKCIDIRVFGGVIPLAKDSITYIGPVQFQMGKSLNKTEIIEEQGTGAFASTEKKIQATFRTEYKIPYAVIGFNGIINEKAARYSRMTTEDKSLLLEGIWEGTKNLISRSKFGQSPLFLLEVEYKEPFYIGNLRQRLKLDYGEMNELQIRGTNDYKLDISELLEALKENKEKIAKIHLKLDSRLTMISNGKLITNISKDEI comes from the coding sequence ATGAGTGAAATTATCGACAGCCGCAGTGAGCTTTTGTTTCTTTATGACATTGAAAACGCGAACCCGAATGGTGATCCGTTAAATGAAAACCGTCCACGATTCGACACGGAAAGTAGTGTCGCACTCGTTTCTGACGTCCGTCTGAAGCGGACGATACGGGATTACTGGTACGAGTACAAGGAGTTCAACGGATTGGACGACCGTCAGGATATCTTTGTTCGGGAAACAACCTACGACGAGGGAGACAAGAAGTATATCAAAGATGGAAAACGCCGTGCCAGGGATTTTCAGGAACAGGCAGATATCATCCTTGCCAAATGCATCGATATCCGGGTATTTGGCGGAGTAATTCCTTTAGCCAAGGATTCTATCACATATATTGGCCCGGTGCAATTTCAAATGGGAAAATCGTTAAATAAAACTGAAATCATTGAAGAACAAGGCACTGGTGCGTTTGCGTCGACTGAAAAAAAGATTCAAGCCACATTCCGGACAGAATACAAGATACCCTACGCTGTAATAGGCTTTAACGGGATAATCAACGAGAAAGCAGCACGTTATTCCAGAATGACCACGGAAGATAAATCGCTATTGCTCGAAGGAATTTGGGAAGGCACGAAGAACCTGATTTCTCGTTCGAAATTTGGACAATCGCCCCTGTTCTTACTCGAGGTGGAATACAAGGAACCTTTCTATATTGGTAACCTGCGTCAACGGCTGAAACTGGACTACGGAGAGATGAACGAGCTACAAATAAGAGGCACTAATGATTATAAATTAGATATATCGGAATTACTAGAGGCACTCAAAGAGAACAAGGAGAAGATAGCCAAGATTCACTTGAAGCTTGACTCAAGGTTGACGATGATCAGTAATGGTAAATTAATCACAAATATCAGCAAGGATGAAATATAA